One segment of Tamlana crocina DNA contains the following:
- a CDS encoding RidA family protein yields the protein MKNQNVTPRGAYPHTKRVGDFIFVSGTSSRRADNSIAGVEIIDNMGTKHLNIEVQTREVLKNIEKNLNKEGASLNDVVDVTTFLVNMNDFAGYNKAYAEFFNAETGPTRTTVAVHQLPHPDLVVEIKVVAFKK from the coding sequence ATGAAAAACCAAAACGTAACACCTCGTGGCGCCTACCCCCACACAAAAAGGGTTGGCGATTTTATATTTGTTTCGGGCACCAGTTCGAGAAGGGCAGACAACAGTATTGCCGGTGTTGAAATTATTGATAACATGGGCACCAAGCACCTCAACATTGAAGTACAGACACGAGAAGTTTTAAAAAACATCGAAAAAAATCTAAATAAAGAAGGCGCTAGTTTAAATGATGTGGTTGATGTTACCACCTTTTTGGTAAATATGAACGATTTTGCCGGATACAATAAAGCTTACGCCGAATTTTTTAATGCGGAAACTGGTCCCACCCGAACCACTGTAGCCGTGCATCAATTACCGCACCCCGATTTAGTGGTCGAAATTAAAGTTGTGGCATTTAAAAAATGA
- a CDS encoding aldehyde dehydrogenase, producing the protein MKIQNYINGQFTDPISNEWLDNYNPSNGEIYGQIPNSSKADVEAAYQSAQSAFGQWSQTTMEERSRILLKISELIEDNFQKLAEAESKDNGKPISLAKSVDIPRAASNFRFFAHAIIQFFSESHESVGQNAINYTLRQPIGVVGCISPWNLPLYLFTWKIAPALAAGNCVVAKPSEVTPMTAYLLGDICNKAGLPKGVLNIVHGSGTTTGQAIIEHQNIKAISFTGGTKTGAEIAKIAAPMFKKLSLEMGGKNPNIIFADCDYEDMLNTTVKSSFSNQGQICLCGSRIFVEASIYDKFKHDFIEKVKQLKVGHPSEESTQIGALVSKAHLEKVMNYIKIANDEDGKILCGGNKVALKDFENGYYLEPTVIEVTNNNCRINQEEVFGPVVTVMPFHLEDEALNLANQTEYGLSATIWTNNLKRTMRMSQHIQAGIIWANTWMMRDLRTPFGGIKASGMGREGGFEALRFFTEQKNVCIKY; encoded by the coding sequence ATGAAAATCCAAAATTACATAAACGGACAATTTACAGACCCTATTTCCAATGAATGGCTGGATAATTATAACCCATCCAATGGCGAGATTTATGGTCAAATACCAAATTCATCAAAAGCCGATGTGGAGGCAGCATACCAAAGTGCCCAATCAGCTTTTGGGCAGTGGTCGCAAACCACAATGGAAGAACGCAGCCGCATTCTTTTAAAAATTTCAGAATTAATCGAAGACAATTTTCAGAAATTAGCCGAGGCCGAAAGCAAGGATAACGGTAAACCGATTAGTTTAGCCAAATCGGTCGATATTCCTAGAGCGGCCAGTAACTTCCGTTTTTTTGCCCATGCCATTATCCAGTTTTTTAGCGAGAGCCACGAATCAGTTGGGCAAAATGCTATCAACTATACCTTAAGGCAACCCATTGGCGTTGTCGGTTGTATTTCTCCATGGAATTTACCTCTGTATTTATTCACTTGGAAAATCGCTCCAGCCCTTGCTGCCGGAAATTGTGTAGTGGCCAAACCCAGTGAAGTGACGCCAATGACGGCCTATCTTTTGGGGGACATTTGTAATAAAGCTGGATTGCCCAAAGGAGTGTTAAATATTGTTCACGGTAGTGGCACAACCACAGGACAAGCCATCATTGAACACCAAAACATTAAAGCTATTAGTTTTACGGGCGGCACCAAAACAGGAGCTGAAATTGCCAAAATAGCGGCACCCATGTTCAAAAAACTGTCGTTAGAAATGGGCGGAAAAAATCCCAACATCATTTTTGCCGATTGCGATTATGAGGATATGCTGAACACCACGGTAAAATCATCTTTTTCAAACCAAGGTCAGATTTGTTTATGCGGCAGCCGTATTTTTGTAGAAGCCTCCATTTATGATAAATTCAAACATGATTTTATTGAAAAAGTGAAGCAACTTAAAGTGGGACACCCATCAGAGGAAAGCACTCAAATTGGAGCATTGGTTTCAAAAGCTCATTTAGAAAAAGTGATGAATTACATCAAAATAGCCAATGACGAAGACGGAAAAATATTATGTGGCGGAAATAAGGTTGCGCTGAAAGACTTTGAAAACGGCTATTACTTAGAACCAACTGTTATTGAGGTTACCAATAATAACTGCCGCATCAACCAAGAGGAAGTTTTTGGCCCCGTGGTGACTGTTATGCCGTTTCATTTGGAAGATGAAGCCCTGAACTTAGCCAACCAGACGGAATATGGTTTATCGGCTACCATTTGGACCAACAATTTAAAACGCACTATGCGCATGAGTCAGCACATCCAAGCAGGAATTATTTGGGCAAATACTTGGATGATGCGCGATTTGCGTACCCCTTTCGGGGGAATAAAGGCCTCTGGAATGGGTCGCGAAGGCGGATTTGAAGCCCTGCGTTTTTTTACGGAACAAAAAAATGTATGTATAAAATATTAA
- a CDS encoding SDR family oxidoreductase — MNLNINNKNALVCGSTQGIGKATAIALANEGVNVTLVARNREKLKEVLAELPQHRNHSYIVADFTNPRELQEQVIKFIEKNHGFHIVINNTGGPRSGEILTASLDEFDNAFTMHVKCNHVLAQATVPFMKQEGFGRIVNIISTSVKEPIPGLGVSNTIRGAVGNWSKTLADELGAFGITVNNVLPGFTETERLNEIIKIKAANEDTSVENMAEIMKNYTPAKRFAQPEETASVVVFLASEQAGYINGINIPVDGGRTKSL, encoded by the coding sequence ATGAACTTAAACATAAACAACAAAAACGCTTTAGTGTGCGGAAGCACGCAAGGCATAGGAAAAGCTACCGCCATAGCATTGGCCAACGAAGGGGTTAACGTTACCCTAGTAGCCCGAAACAGAGAGAAATTAAAGGAAGTTCTCGCCGAACTGCCTCAGCACCGAAACCACTCTTATATTGTGGCCGATTTTACAAATCCGAGAGAACTACAGGAGCAAGTAATCAAATTCATTGAGAAAAATCACGGTTTCCATATTGTTATCAATAATACAGGCGGCCCCAGAAGCGGCGAAATTTTAACGGCCAGTCTGGATGAGTTCGACAACGCCTTTACCATGCACGTTAAATGCAACCACGTATTGGCACAAGCCACCGTTCCGTTTATGAAACAAGAGGGTTTTGGGAGAATTGTCAATATTATTTCCACATCGGTAAAGGAACCCATCCCCGGATTGGGCGTAAGCAATACCATTCGGGGCGCTGTGGGCAATTGGAGCAAAACTTTAGCCGACGAACTTGGCGCTTTTGGCATTACCGTTAACAATGTGCTTCCTGGTTTTACCGAAACGGAACGGCTCAATGAGATCATTAAAATAAAAGCTGCAAATGAAGATACATCGGTTGAAAACATGGCTGAAATCATGAAAAATTATACTCCTGCAAAACGTTTTGCCCAGCCTGAGGAAACCGCCAGTGTCGTGGTTTTTCTGGCTAGCGAACAAGCTGGATACATTAACGGTATTAACATTCCGGTTGATGGTGGTAGAACCAAATCACTATAA